GTCTAGCGCTTCGCCGAACGCGTCTCTCACCCGGACCGACCTCCGTCACAGCCTCGCTCACGACCCCCCGCGCTCGCGCAGCGCGCGATCCAACGCCCGGTCGAGGAGCACGAGCAGGGCGTCGCGGACCGACAGGCGTTGCCGCGCGTCGAAGCGGACCACCGGAACGTGGTCGCCGACCGCGAGCGCCCACCGCACGGCGTTGAGGTCGTGGGTGAGTTGCCCGTCGAACGCGTTCACGGCCACGACGAACGGCAAATCTGCCCGTTCGAAGTAGTCGATGGCGAAATGACACTCGTCCAAACGGCCGCTGTCAACCACTACCAGCGCGCCGAGCGCCCCACGGGTGAGGTCGTCCCACATGAAACCGAACCGGGACTGGCCGGGCGTGCCGAACAGATAGAGCTTCAGGCTGCCGTCGATCGTCACGCAGCCGAAGTCCATCGCCACGGTGGTGGTGGTCTTCGTCGAGTCTGGATGGAGGTCGTCGACGCCGATCGAGGCGGTGGTCATCTCCGCCTCGGTGGTCAGCGGGGCGATCTCCGAGATCGCGCCGACGGTGGTGGTCTTGCCGACCCCGAAGCCGCCGGCCACCACGATCTTGACGGGAATCGGCGCGCGGCGGCGCTTCACCGGCGGCCCGACCAGGCGCGCGTCGACGGCCGGCGCGGGTGCGCCGATGTGGTGCCAGCCCACATTGGGCGCGTACGCCGACTGCTGCTCACGATGGCGTCCCCCCGCGTCAGGGTCGGTGGTGGTGAGCTGCCACTCAGGAGATCGCACGTAGTCCACGGATCACCCGCCGAATCGTCTCGGGGTCGCGAGGGTCAGCGACATCAAGCGTGTGTACGTCCAGATGGCCGGTCGCCCGAAGGTCTCCGACCAGCACCCGGGTCACCCCGAGGTGCATGCGCAACCGGGCCGAGATCTCGGCCACGGAAACCGGTGCGGCGCACAGCGCCACGATCGCGTGCAGTTCGCGCGCGCTGCTCGGCAGGTGGGTGCGTGGTGGTCCGTCGTGGACGGTCACCTGCGTCTCCATCCCGATGGCGGGGTCGACGCCGACCACCCGCCCGGAGGTGAGCACGAACGGCCGCAGGGCGGCCGACGGGTCATCGTCGGGTGGAATTCCGCCACCCTCCCCGCCGGCCAACCCCGCCTTCAGGTACGGGCGTACACCCGTGCCTGGTTCGGGGTCGTGCGCCGGGATCATGACTGAACGGAGTTCTTCAGCTCGGCGATCAGGCGGGGGGTCAGCGCGCCACCGGCACGGCTCGCGAACAGGGTCATCTCGTAGGCGAGGGTGCCCAGGTTGGCCGACCGGTCGGCGATCACGCCGAGCACCGAGCCGCTGCTGATCGAGGTGATCAGCAGGTAGCCGTCGGCCATGTCGACGATGACCCGGTTGAGGCCGCCCAGCGAATACCAGTTGGCGGCGCCGCCGGCGAGGCTGGTCATGCCGGAGACGATCGCGGCCAGCCGTTCGGCGTTGGCCCGGTCCTTGATCGCCGACATTGCCATCAGCAGGCCGTCGCTGGAGACCGCGATGGCCTCCACGACGCCCGCGGTGCCCGAGGTGAACGAGTCGAGCAGCCAGTTGAAGGTCTGCGCCTCCTGGCTGAGCTGGCCGTTGGACACGTCCGCATCAGACCGTTCGATGCTTTCGTGGATGTACGGGCTGGTCATCGTGTTCCCTCTTCGTCGCGGAGGCCGGCACTGATCTGGCGCATCGCCCGTGCCACACCGGATTCGAACTGCTGGACCAGGTCGCGGGCGGCTTCCGGGTCCAGTGGTTGGTCAGACGTCTGGCGCTCGGTGGAGACGTCTTGATCGTCGAGCGTGGCGCCGGGTTGGCGCCGGCTGAGCGGGCGGCCGGGTGTGGCCGTCGCGGTGCTGCGGCTGGTCGCGTCGGTTGCCGCCTTGCCGTTGGCCGCGCCGTTGACGGGCACGGGTCGCGCGCCCGGAATGGCACCGCCGCGAACCTGCCGCTCGGCGTAGCGGACCCCCGCCTCGAACTCTTCGACCAGGGCGCGGGCGGCGGCCGGGTCGGCCGGCGAGGGCGGTGCCGAGGTGGGTGCCGACTCGGCGGTGCCGTCGGTGGGCAGCTTGGCGCCGGGCACCCGCCGCCGGAGCACGGCCTGGGTCTCCTCGTCGGACAGTTCCGGCTTGGGCTTGTCGGCGGCCTTGGCCGGCTTCGCCAGCTTGGCCTTGATGGGCGGGATCGGCCGCGCGGCCGCCTTCGCCGGTCGGGTCGGCGGGTTGGGGCGGTCGGCCTGGGTCGGGCGCTGGTTGACCGGCTCGTCGACCTCACCGGCGATGCGCGGCTGCGGCACGAACGCGTTCCACGGCTGCCCGTTGGCGAGCATCCGGCTGGCCCGGTTGAGCGCGGCCTCGTCGAAGCCGGGCGAGTTGCCGTTGGGGCGCCGCGTCACCGGTGTCGGACGGCGGCCCGCGGGCGCGTCGTCAGCGGACTCGCTGGCCTCGGGCGCCTCGTCGCCGGGCGGCGCGGTCGCCGGCGGTTCGGTGCGACCGGGAACCCGCTGCCGGATCGGCCACTCGGGTGCGGCCGTGGCCGGCGGGGGCGGCGTCGCGGCCTTGGTCTCGGCCGCCGACGGGGCCTGCTGCGGATCCGCGGCACCGGCCGGTGCGGGTGCCGGCCCTACGGCCGGTGCCGCGGATGATCCACCGTGCCCGACGCCGGTGGGGCGGCGGTCGGGCCGGAACGGGTCGTAGACCGCGGCGGCCGAGCCATCGCCGCCGATCACGGGCGGGCCGGCGGGCGACTGCGGCCGGACCTGCTCGGGCGGGCTCACCCGGGCCCGGGCGATGGTCGACCGGGGCGGCACCTCGGCGTCGGTGACCAGCTCGCGTTCGTGCACCTCGAGCTCGGCGGTGACGCCGCCACCGGGCGTGGTGCTCAGCATGACCCGCATGCCGTGCCGGCGGGCCAACCGGCCGACCACGAACAGGCCGAGCACCTCGGTCGGCACCAGGTCGAGCCGTTCGCGCCGGGCCAGCCGGGCGTTCTCCTCGGCCATCCGCTCGGCGGACATGCCCAGCCCGTGGTCGACCACGAGCAGCCGGATGCCGGGGTCGCTGACCACGCCGGTGACGGTCACCCGGGTGTGCGGCGGCGAGAACGTGGTCGCGTTCTCCATCAGCTCGGCCAGCACCAGCACCAGGTCGCCGATCATCGACGGCGCGATGCTGATCTCGGTCGGCACCTTGATGTCGACCCGCAGATAGTCTTCGATCTCACCGAGCGCGAGCCGGATCACGTCGGTGAGCGGCAGCGGCGCGACGTGGCTGTCGGCGCCGGCCGAGCCGGAGAGCACCACGAGGCTGCTCGCACTGCGCCGCAACCGGCTGGAGATGTGGTCGAGCCGGTAGAGGTGCTGCAACCGGCCCGGGTCGGCCTCCTGCCGCTCCAGCCGGTCGATCAGCGCGAGTTGGCGGCCGACCAGGTTCTGGGTGCGGCGGCCGACGTGGCCGAACATCTGCGCGACGTTGCGCCGGCCGGCCACCTGCCGCTCGACCAGCCGGGCGGCGGTCGCCTGGACCCGCTCGAACGCGCGGGCCAGGTCGCCGACCTCGTCGCGGGCACGCACGTCGACGGCTTCCAGCCGGACCGGCACCGACGAGTCGAGCTCACCGTCGGCCACCTTGGTCAGCTCGGCCTCGGCGACCTTCGCGACGTCGTCGGCCGACTCGGTCAGCCGGGTCAGCGGCCGGACGACGGCACGGGCGACCGCGACGCTGAGCAGCACGACACACAGGAGCAGGAGCAGACAGGCCAAGCCGACGCCGTACGCCTCCGTCAGCGCCCGGTTCTGCCGGTCGCTCACCTCGGCCTTGACGTCGGCCACGATCCGTTTCTCGACGAAGGTGCCGAGCGTCATCAGCGATTCGGCCAGCGGGAAGAGCGTCGGGAGGTTGATGGCGGCCAGCGCCTCCTCCGGGCTCTTGGCTAGCTGGCCGAGGAAGTCGCCGTTGGTGCTGCGCGCGTTGACGCCCTGCTGCACCAGGTCGTAGACGCCGTTCTGTTCCGCCGTCGCGTAGGAGCGGAACCGGGCGACGTCTTGCAGCAGGACGGCCATCGTCGGCAACGACATGGATGCGACCGCGGTGGGGATCGGGGTCTTCGGGTCCGCGTCGCGCACGGCAGTCAGCAACACGATCTGCGTCGCGACCAGGCTGATCCCCTCGTCGGAGCGGAGCACCGAGTCGAGCGCCATGACCTGTCGGCCGGCGGGCGTGGTGGTGTCGGCCTTTCCGCGCAGCCCGAGCCCGTCGATCAGCCGCGTTACCTGCTCACCGAACGTCGCGAGCACCACCACGGGGCGGGCGTCGCCTTTGAGCACTGCGGCCCGGGAGGCGGCCAGCGTGGGCAGCGCGTCCAGCGCGCCCTGCAGGTCCTTCGGCAGGTCTGAGGTCGCGCGCAGGTCGGCGACGGCGTCGCTGACCTGCGCGCTTTGCAGCACCAGCCGGCTGCGGTCGACGACGCCGTAGGTGTAGCCGATCGAGAGCATCCGCTCCTGCTGGAGGTTTTGCACCAGCGAGCCGACCTGGCCGGCGATCTCGACGAGGCGGGCGGTGTCGTCGGCCCGCTCGGCGGTGCTGACCCGGTCGCCGACGACGGGCACCGCGAGCGCGATGATGCCGAGCAGCGGCGCGATGAGCAGCAGCGCGAGCTTCCCGCGGATGCGCAGCCTACCGAGTAGCACCGGATCGCTCCCACTGTGTGGCGTTCTGCTGTGACGCGCCCTGGTAGGGGGCACCGGTGATCGGCGCGACCGTCGGCCACGACGTGGGCTCGTCGGGTGGCAGCGCGTCGGGGTTGGCCGGGCCGGCCTCCGGGAACGGGCCGGCCGGTGCGGTTGGCCGGCGCCGGCCGCCGAGGAAGTAG
This genomic interval from Asanoa ferruginea contains the following:
- a CDS encoding GTP-binding protein codes for the protein MVGPPVKRRRAPIPVKIVVAGGFGVGKTTTVGAISEIAPLTTEAEMTTASIGVDDLHPDSTKTTTTVAMDFGCVTIDGSLKLYLFGTPGQSRFGFMWDDLTRGALGALVVVDSGRLDECHFAIDYFERADLPFVVAVNAFDGQLTHDLNAVRWALAVGDHVPVVRFDARQRLSVRDALLVLLDRALDRALRERGGS
- a CDS encoding DUF742 domain-containing protein: MIPAHDPEPGTGVRPYLKAGLAGGEGGGIPPDDDPSAALRPFVLTSGRVVGVDPAIGMETQVTVHDGPPRTHLPSSARELHAIVALCAAPVSVAEISARLRMHLGVTRVLVGDLRATGHLDVHTLDVADPRDPETIRRVIRGLRAIS
- a CDS encoding roadblock/LC7 domain-containing protein; translated protein: MTSPYIHESIERSDADVSNGQLSQEAQTFNWLLDSFTSGTAGVVEAIAVSSDGLLMAMSAIKDRANAERLAAIVSGMTSLAGGAANWYSLGGLNRVIVDMADGYLLITSISSGSVLGVIADRSANLGTLAYEMTLFASRAGGALTPRLIAELKNSVQS
- a CDS encoding nitrate- and nitrite sensing domain-containing protein — encoded protein: MLLGRLRIRGKLALLLIAPLLGIIALAVPVVGDRVSTAERADDTARLVEIAGQVGSLVQNLQQERMLSIGYTYGVVDRSRLVLQSAQVSDAVADLRATSDLPKDLQGALDALPTLAASRAAVLKGDARPVVVLATFGEQVTRLIDGLGLRGKADTTTPAGRQVMALDSVLRSDEGISLVATQIVLLTAVRDADPKTPIPTAVASMSLPTMAVLLQDVARFRSYATAEQNGVYDLVQQGVNARSTNGDFLGQLAKSPEEALAAINLPTLFPLAESLMTLGTFVEKRIVADVKAEVSDRQNRALTEAYGVGLACLLLLLCVVLLSVAVARAVVRPLTRLTESADDVAKVAEAELTKVADGELDSSVPVRLEAVDVRARDEVGDLARAFERVQATAARLVERQVAGRRNVAQMFGHVGRRTQNLVGRQLALIDRLERQEADPGRLQHLYRLDHISSRLRRSASSLVVLSGSAGADSHVAPLPLTDVIRLALGEIEDYLRVDIKVPTEISIAPSMIGDLVLVLAELMENATTFSPPHTRVTVTGVVSDPGIRLLVVDHGLGMSAERMAEENARLARRERLDLVPTEVLGLFVVGRLARRHGMRVMLSTTPGGGVTAELEVHERELVTDAEVPPRSTIARARVSPPEQVRPQSPAGPPVIGGDGSAAAVYDPFRPDRRPTGVGHGGSSAAPAVGPAPAPAGAADPQQAPSAAETKAATPPPPATAAPEWPIRQRVPGRTEPPATAPPGDEAPEASESADDAPAGRRPTPVTRRPNGNSPGFDEAALNRASRMLANGQPWNAFVPQPRIAGEVDEPVNQRPTQADRPNPPTRPAKAAARPIPPIKAKLAKPAKAADKPKPELSDEETQAVLRRRVPGAKLPTDGTAESAPTSAPPSPADPAAARALVEEFEAGVRYAERQVRGGAIPGARPVPVNGAANGKAATDATSRSTATATPGRPLSRRQPGATLDDQDVSTERQTSDQPLDPEAARDLVQQFESGVARAMRQISAGLRDEEGTR